Genomic window (Ureibacillus composti):
TGTTTTCATTTGTATAAAAATTTATCAAATGATGAAACGCAAAAAGGATAAAGAGGTAACAGACAGTTGGAAAAATTAATACTTAACGAACAAGAAGTAATTAATGCATTATGCTTATTCCATGCTCGTTTTAAAAATGTACAACCTTCTGATGTAGAAGTTGAGCTTGCCTATGACGACGCAGCTGGATTTACAGCCGAAGCCTATTTAAATGGGCAAATGGAATATTATAATACTGTTAATTTAATTACGGCGATCCGTTTATATTTAGAAGAACAATTAAATCGTGATTCAATGTCCGCTCGAATTGTACTAGACCTTCACGATGAAGAAGGAATTATTGCAAGAATCGAATGGTAAATAGAAATACGGAGAACGTCCGTTTAGCTCCGCGACGGCAAAAACGCGACGTCCTGTCGCATTGCCGTCATAACTCACATCGTGTGCCTCAACAACTGTAGAGGAGCTGACGTTCAGAGCTAGACAATAAAAAGTACAATCTATTATAGATTGTACTTTTTTAATGGTCTAATTCGGTTTTATCAAGAAACACGGTTTTTTTCTGGTTTGTTCGAAAATCTTTTACATGATAGTAGGCGATGTTGCCATTGATTAGTTCAACAAAGAATTCAATTTCTGCAGGTTTATAAATCGGCCAGTGGGCTAAAACCAATAATCCTTCTGGTGGAGGTACTTGTTTTAAACAGTCGAGGATTTGATCATCGTCAAAGTTTAAAAAGAAATATCCTGCATCCCGAATTTTGGCTAAAATACTAAATCTCTTCATGGCTCCTCCTTCATAAGTATATTAAAAACCACAATTTACTAGACTTAGATATTCTCTACTATTTTACATGAATATTCTCATATTACAACTAATTTCACCTTATTATGTAAGAATAATAAAACATCATAAAGAGAAAAAGGTGGATTATGCGATGTAACATAAATCCACCTCTGCCCTATTTAATTTTTACAAGATTATTTAGTTGCAATATCAACGATTCGACCTTCTGTAGTTGGGTTAATTGAACCGATTGATGTTAAATGTTCTGCAAAGTTTTCCCAGTCGGATAAGCCTAGGTCCGTTACACGTCCTTCTTTATATGCAGTACCAAGTACATCATATCCATCTCCACCTTTTGCAGTGAAGGCATTTGTTGTGACAGTGTAAGTTTTTGAATCTTCTAGATTTACATAGTTACCATTTGCATCTTTGTAAGAGATCTTCACTATACGTGAGCCAGCTGGTTTAGAAGAATCAAATTCAACTTTTGCACCAGCAACATGTAGGAATCCACCGTTTTCTTCTGGATATTTTCCAACACTAATTTCAAATGCTGCTTTTAATTCTTTACCAGTCACATCCATTAACGCGATCGTATTACCGAATGGAAGAACTGTAATGACTTCACCTACAGTTATTGGGCCTTGATTGATCGCAGCACGGATGCCACCACCGTTTGTAAAGGCCATAATCACTTCTTTGTCAGTATATTTTTTGGCTTTATTTAACATGCCATCAGTAATTAAATTACCAAGAGCTGTTTCATTTTTACGAACACTTACCCCTGAAGTATTTCCTTCGTCAGTCACTCGTGGATTAATAAGTGCTTCAGATGTAGTTGCATCAATCGGATTGTTTTGTACAGCATCTACTTTTTCTTTATATGGTTTTAATAATTCTAATGCTTTAGCATCGTCAGCGTAATCAGCCAGTTTTAATAATTCACCATCATATGCCACAACAACACCGTTTTCATCGAATGAAACATCAAGTGTTCCTAAATAATCGCTATATTGGTAAGCTTGTACGATTAATGTCGTTTCTTTTGCTTCACCTTTTGTATTTTTTGTTACAGCTACTGGTTCTGTCAGTTGTGTATGTGTGTGTCCACCAACAATAACGTCAATTCCTTCAACAGTTTGTGCTAATGTTAAATCGTTATCAACAGCCGCAGAATCATCGTAACCTAAGTGGGATAAGGCAATAATTTTATCTACACCTAAACCTTCGAAGGCTTTCACAGCTTTTTCAGCTTCTTTGATGTAGTTTTCAAATGCAATGCTACCAGGCGATGAAATAGCTTTTGTTTCTTCTGTTGTTAAACCGAAGATTCCCACTTTTTCTCCATTAAGTTCTTTCACAATTCCACTATAGATTTTACCATTTGCCGGATCACTAGAAACTAAATCACTAAATAAACCTGTGAATTTTGTATCCTTTGAAAAATCAACGTTAGATGAAACAAATGGGAAGTTGGAATCTTTAATAAAATCTACTAATGCTTGATGTCCTTCAGTAGTAGAACCTGCATCGAATTCATGGTTACCAAATGTCATAGCATCATAATTCATATAGTTTAAGAATGCTAAATCAGCCTGACCTTTAAATTCGTTGTAATAAAGTGTCCCTGTGTTCACATCACCTGCATCTAGTAATAGAGCATTCGGATTTTTAGCACGTACTTCTTTCACAGCAGTTGCACGCTTTGGAGCCATTTCGACACGACCATGTGTATCATTACTGTGCATAATTGTTAAATCAAACGTATTTACATCAACGTTTTCTTTTGTTTGAAGTGCTTTATAGATAAAAGTAGCCGCTTGTCCACGTGTTACAGGTGCGTTTGGTGAGAATTTTGTGTTCGACGTACCTTTTGTAATATCGTGATCATATAGCGCTTTTACATATGCATTCCCTTCTACATCTGTAAATGGTAGGTTTTCATTATTCGCAGCTTTAATATCTAGCCCGACAGCAATGAATTTCGCTAATTGGCCACGAGTAATCGTTTTATTCATTTTAAATGTATGATCTTCATAACCATTGATAATGTTTGCTTGCGCTAAAGCAGCAATGGCACCGTAATAATCATGAGTTTTGGGAACGTCTTTAAAACCAGGGTCTTTTACATTTTTTGTATCTAAATTTAATGCCTTAGCAAAGATCACTGCAGCTTGACCACGAGTTAGTGCTTTGCCAGGTTTGTATGTACCGTCAGTAAAACCTTTAATTAGACCATTGTTTGCTAAGTTAGTAATTGCTTCTACATGAGAATTTGACGAAGTAACATCTTTAAATGATATAGATTCTGCTTGTGCAGGCGTTATTACTAGTGCAGAAGCAGCAAGAACTGAAGTTGCAATTGAAGCAGTATATAATTTACTACGTTTTTTAGATGACATGAATAGAAACCCTCCGATGACAAATAGTTGAAAATTATGAATATCATAATCTATCCTTCTATGATACCGTAGATTTTTGGAAATAACTATGAAACTATGTAAATTTTATGTAATTTTTTCGTTAATTGGTAGAGTGGTTCTTCTGACGTAAAGGTTTTTGCTAGAACCCTCTCTCTGTGTAGACGTGGTTTAGTAGGTAGTACTGGTAA
Coding sequences:
- a CDS encoding YxcD family protein, with translation MEKLILNEQEVINALCLFHARFKNVQPSDVEVELAYDDAAGFTAEAYLNGQMEYYNTVNLITAIRLYLEEQLNRDSMSARIVLDLHDEEGIIARIEW
- a CDS encoding 5'-nucleotidase C-terminal domain-containing protein, which encodes MSSKKRSKLYTASIATSVLAASALVITPAQAESISFKDVTSSNSHVEAITNLANNGLIKGFTDGTYKPGKALTRGQAAVIFAKALNLDTKNVKDPGFKDVPKTHDYYGAIAALAQANIINGYEDHTFKMNKTITRGQLAKFIAVGLDIKAANNENLPFTDVEGNAYVKALYDHDITKGTSNTKFSPNAPVTRGQAATFIYKALQTKENVDVNTFDLTIMHSNDTHGRVEMAPKRATAVKEVRAKNPNALLLDAGDVNTGTLYYNEFKGQADLAFLNYMNYDAMTFGNHEFDAGSTTEGHQALVDFIKDSNFPFVSSNVDFSKDTKFTGLFSDLVSSDPANGKIYSGIVKELNGEKVGIFGLTTEETKAISSPGSIAFENYIKEAEKAVKAFEGLGVDKIIALSHLGYDDSAAVDNDLTLAQTVEGIDVIVGGHTHTQLTEPVAVTKNTKGEAKETTLIVQAYQYSDYLGTLDVSFDENGVVVAYDGELLKLADYADDAKALELLKPYKEKVDAVQNNPIDATTSEALINPRVTDEGNTSGVSVRKNETALGNLITDGMLNKAKKYTDKEVIMAFTNGGGIRAAINQGPITVGEVITVLPFGNTIALMDVTGKELKAAFEISVGKYPEENGGFLHVAGAKVEFDSSKPAGSRIVKISYKDANGNYVNLEDSKTYTVTTNAFTAKGGDGYDVLGTAYKEGRVTDLGLSDWENFAEHLTSIGSINPTTEGRIVDIATK